DNA sequence from the Bradyrhizobium diazoefficiens genome:
CGGCCATATTTGTTGACGAGGCGCAAGATCTCGCGCTCGCAAACCTGCGTGGCCTGGGCCTGCGCCTGGATATCGCCGATGATCGAGGCCGGGTCGCGGGTGTTGGAGGCGATCAAATGCGCGACGTCCTTGCGCAGGCCCGCCTTGTCGAAAAGCCGGACCGGCGTGATGCGCAATCCTTCGCGGAACATCTCGCGGGCGGCAACGTCGAACGATCCGGGCACGCTGCCGCCGACATCGGACCAATGTCCGTTCGACTGGCTGAAGGCGATGATCTTACCGTCGGCGAAGATCGGCCGGACCAGCCGGACGTCGGAAAAATGTGTGCCGCCGGCATAGGGGTCGTTGATCGCGAACACGTCGCCTTCATGCATGTCGCCCTCGAAGTGGCGCATGACGTCCTGGCAGGTGAAGTGCAGCGTGCCGACATGGACGGCGATGTCCTGATTGCCCTGGGCGGCGCATTCGCCCTTGGCGTCGTGGAGGGCGCTGGAGAAATCGCGGTTGTAGATCACGAAGGAGTAGCAGGTCCTAAGCACCTGCTCGCCCATCTGGTCGACGCTGGTGATGAAGGAGTTTTTGAGGACTTCGAAGGTTACGGGGTCGAGCGCAAGATCGCCGGCCATCGGCTCACTCCTTCACGCGAATGATGATGTTGAGATATTTGTCGACCTCGGCGCTGGCGCCGGGCGGCACAACGGTCGTCGCATCGACCTGTTCGATGATCGCGGGGCCCTGGAAAGTGAAACCGCAGGGCAGGTCGTCGCGCGCATAGACCGGCGTATCGAGCCCGTTACCGTCGAACCAGACGCGGCGCCGGTCGACCGGCTCCGGGATCGCGCCGGTTGGCTTGTGGACGGCGAACTCGGCCTTGGGGACGACGCCGATGGCTTTCAAATTGAGGCGGAAGAAGCTGACGGGCGAGTCGTCGCGGCGGAAATTGTATTCGCGCTGGTGCTCGGCATGAAAGCTCTGGACGAGGTCGGCGATCACGCCGATCGGGCGAGCCGCGGTGACGGCGAGCGAGCGCCACTGGCCACGATACATCATGTCGATCGACCGCTGCAGCACGATGTCGTGCGGCGCGACCCCTTCATGGGTCAGCCGCGCCATTGCTTCCTTCTCCAACGCGCCGAACTGGACCTCGATGTCGGCGGCGTCAGCTTCGTCAGCGTCGACCATGCAGCTTTGCGAGAAGTCATGCTGCATGTCGACCAGCAGGCAGCCGAGCGCCGAGGTCACGCCGGGATTGGGCGGCACGATCACGACGGGAATGGCGAGTTCGCGCGCGACGTCGACGCCGTGCAGGGCGCCGGCACCCCCGAAGGCGACCAGCGCGAAATCGCGTGGATCGTAGCCGCGGCTGATTGAGATCAGCCTGACGGCGTCCGACATGTTGGCGTTGGCGACCTTCAGGATGGCGTCCGCCGCCTCATGCAAGCCGAGCCCGAACGGCTTTGCGACGCCATCCTCGACGGCCTTGTGGGCAACCTCGGGGTCGAGCATCACCTTGCCGCCGGCCAGACTGGTGCCGAGCCGGCCCATCGTGACGTTGGCATCGGTATTGGTCGGCTGCGTATTGCCATTGCCGTAACAGGCGGGGCCTGGATAGGCGCCGGCCGATTGCGGGCCGTTGCGGAGCGAGCCGGCCGGATCGGTCCAGGCCAGCGATCCGCCGCCGGCGCCAATGGTGAGGACCTCGATCGAGGCAAAGCGGATCGGGTAGCCGAACTCGATGTGCCAGTCCTTGGTGATGCGCGACTGGCCCTCATAGGCCAGCGACACGTCGGTCGAGGTGCCGCCCATGTCAAGGCCGATCGAATTGGGAAAGCCGCAGAGGCCGGCGATGTAGCGGCTGGCGATGGCGCCGGCGGCAATGCCGGAGCCGGCAAGGCGCGCTGCGAAATCCTTCACGCTGGCCGGCGTCATGACGCCGCCGCCGGTGTGCAGCAGCAAGAGATCGCGGGTATAGCCTTCATCGGCGAGGCGTTCGCCAAGGCGGCTCGTGTAACTGACGACGACGGGGCTGACGACGGCATTGGCGACCGTGGTCGAGAACCGCTCGTGCTCGAAGATTTCGGGGAGCACCTGCGATGAGATCGAAACCGGGATGTCCGGCATTTCCTGCAGCAGGATGTCGCGCATGGCGCGCTCATTGGCGCCGTTGAGATAAGCGTTCATGAAACAGACTGCGATCGCGGCCACCCCCCGGCGCTTGAGGATGCGCGCGACGTTGCGCGCGGCATCAACGTCGAGCGGCTGGATCACCTTGCCGCCGGCGTCGATGCGTTCGGGCACGGTCAGCCGGTCGCGTCTCGGCACGTAGGGCTTGACGACGTCCTTGTAGGTGTCCCAGAGGTCTTCCTTGTTGGCGCGCCGGATCTCGATGACGTCGCGAAACCCTTCGGTCGTCACGACGGCGGTGCGAGGCAGGCGGCGCGTGATCAGCGCGTTGGTCGCAACGGTGGTGCCGTGCGAGAACAGCGCCACCTTGGACAGGTCGATGCCGGCCTTGGAAACGCCGCCCATGATCCCTTCGATGGGATCGCGGGTGGATGAGGTTTTCTCGATGCGGATGAGGCCGGTGGCCTCGTCCATGATGCAGATGTCGGTGAAGGTGCCGCCGACGTCAACGGCCACGCGAAGATTCTGCACCATGCGGCTTCCTTCCAACATGCTTTTGCCGGCCCGAGGTTGGGGGCGAGCGCGCGGGATCGCCCAGATCGCTTGATCAGGGCGCCGCGAACGCTCAGCTCGACCGGCGGATTTCGAAACTGTCGGGAGGACTATAGGGAGATCGTCGGCGGGGCTCTTGACGCTGAGCGCAGAAGAATTTGTGTCTGAGAGCACGGTGGGCTCAAACGCGCATGTCCAATCGCCACCCGCCTAACAGGCAGTCAGGGCAAACGGAAAGCTGTGTCGCCTACGGATTGGGCGCTCGCGAGGCGGCGCGCGCCTCGCTCGGCGAGCAGCCGAACCGGCCGCGGTAGTTGCGGCTGAACTGCGCCTGGTCGCCGAAGCCCCAGTGATAGGCGATCTCCGAAATGCTCTTGCGGCAGTGCGGATCGCGCAGCATCGCGTCGCACATCATGAGGCGCTGGGTGCGGATATAGCTGCTCACGGTGATGCCTTCGCCCTCGAAGATCTGGTGCAGATATCGCAGAGAAATGCCGCAACCGTCCGCCACCACCTGCGGCGTCAGCCGCATGTCGTCGAGGCGCGTGCGGATGAAATGCTCGCAGCGATGCAGGTGCGCATTGCGGACGGTGGACGAGTGCCCGGCAAGCACGCGCTCGTCGGACTCGACCGCCATCGCCAGCAGGTCGATCAGATGCTTGCCCATCATGGCGCAGGCGGACTCGTCCATTTCGCCGATGCGCTCGCCGGCGAGGCGCAGCGTATCGACGAACAGCGCGCCGACGCTGCGGGTGGCGTCGATTTGCAGCGTCGCAAGACGTTCGGGACGGGAGATCCGCGCCCGCAGCACCGCGCTCGGAATCTTCAGCACCCAGAGTGCCGCGGGATCGTGATGGCTGAACTCATAGGGCAGATGACTGCGCTCGATCAGGAAAGCGCCTGGCCGGCACCGGACGTCCTTGCGGTCTTGCTCGAAGCGGATTTCCGCGAGCTCAGGTACTGTGATCAGGAAGCATTCTTCCCGTTCATTCAGGAGTTGGTGTTCATGCCTCTTGTAGAGCACACCGTCCGAGATTTGGCGTGACACCGACACCGGTCCGAGGGACCAGGCGCGCAGGCTACCGTAGAAGTCATGCCCTCCGCGGAAGCGAAGGTCCAGCGGGAAGTAAATCTTGGAGACGATCTCCTGCCAGAACTCGCGGCGATGATGCGAGGGAACATCGTTGGTCGCGAAAGTGGTCTGCATCCTGCGCTCCGTGACTGCCGTCCACTGTTGGCCTTCGCTTCTCCTTCGCGACGCCGATGTCGCGGCGCCCGCAAAAAAAATCCTCTGTTCGATCGTTGATGACCGCACTCATACCCACCCCCGTCGCCGTCATCAGCTTGCTGAGGACAGCAGGATGACGTCAAGTCCAATGGAAGGGAAAGCCGATAATTTAGGCCGCACGTGCACAATAGTAATCAAGGCAACCGACCGACGGGAGCCGCGATCGGCAGCAACGTCCCGGACAAAAGTCCGTCAAGGGAGGTTACATATCACTGCATGCTCCTGGCAATTGCACCAGGGAACTGCGAAGGCTGGTCAAAAGGCCGGCAGCCGATCCCTACAGCAAGACGCTCTACCGCCAGCGCAGTCTGATCGAGCGCATGTGCCCGCCTCAAGGACTCTCGCCGCATCGCGACGCGCTGCGACAAGTTAGCAAGAAATGTCCTCGCTGATGCGCAAGCGCACCAAGCAGGCTGGTGTCACCTTCTCGATCACAGCCCCGCGCTCGAATTGCTGGTGGACGATGACGGCGCCGTTGCCGGCGCCAGCCGTGAGAAAGACGATCGCTGGACGGTGCACGCCAGGGCGGTCGTACTGATTTCTGTCCTACGATAGTTGTGCAGCTGCTGTCGCGATGCGACGGCAGGCCTCTTTGAGTTCCGCGACCGACGTTGCGTAGGAAATACGGAAATACGGCGCAAGGCCAAAGGCCGAACCGGGAACGACCGCGACGCCGACGGCGCGCAGCAGGTATTCCGCAAAGGCCGTATCGCTCTCGATGATGCTGCCATCAGGCGTTTTCCTGCCGATGAGGCCCGCACAGCTGGCGAAGGTGTAGAACGCCCCTTCGGGCACGCGGCAGGTGATCCCGCTGATCCCATTCAATGCAGAAACGACGAGATCGCGGCGCGCCTGGAACGACCTGCAACGGTCGCGCACGATTTCGTGCGGACCGTTCAGGGCTGCCGCAGCCGCGGCCTGGCTGATCGATGAAGCGCAGGACGTCGATTGGCTCTGGACGATGGCCATGGCTCGAATCAGCGCATGTGGCCCGCCCGCGTAGCCAACGCGCCAGCCGGTCATGGCATAGGCTTTGGAAACACCGTTGACCGTCAGTATGCGGTTGCGAAGTGCCGGTTCGATAGCGGCCGGTGTGACAAAACGGAAATCATCGTAGACGATATGCTCATAGATGTCGTCAACGATCAGCCAGACATGCTGATGTCTCGATAGCACGTCGAGAATTGGCCGGTAGTCCGCTTCGGAATAAGCGGCTCCGGTGGGATTCGATGGCGAATTCAACATCACCCAGCGCGTGCGCGGCGTTATCGCCCCTTCGAGGTCGCCGGCGGTAAGCTGGAAGCCATTGGCTTCCGAACATGGCACAAGAACCGGCTTGCCTCCTGCAATGAGGACGATGTCGGCGTAGCTCACCCAAAACGGCGTCGGGATGATGACCTCGTCGCCCGGGTCGAGACTAGCCATCATGGCATTATACAGGACCTGCTTGGCGCCGGCCGAAACTGTGATCTCGTCCTGGGCGAACTCAAGGCCGTTATCGCGCCGGAACTTGGCGCGGATCGCGAATTTGAGCTCGGGCGTTCCGTCGAGCGCGGTGTATTTCGTCGCGCCAGCGTGGATGGCGCGCGCGCCCGCGTCCTTGATATGAGCGGGAGTGTCGAAATCGGGCTCTCCCGTGCCGAGGATGATGACATCCTTGCCCCGGCGCTTCAGATCCGTGGCGAGGCCGGTGATCTTCAGGATCTCCGACACCCCGATCGATGAAAGACGGGAGGCCGGCCGGAACAGCGATGATGTCTGGAGGGGAGCGTTCACGGCGATTTCCATTCAATCTACGTCGAACTTGACGCCTTGGGCGAGCGGCAGCGTGCGGCCGTAGTTGATCGTGTTGGTGGCGCGGCGCATGTAGGCCTTCCATGCATCCGACCCGGATTCACGGCCGCCGCCGGTTTCCTTCTCGCCGCCGAATGCGCCACCGATCTCGGCGCCCGAGGGGCCGATGTTCACATTGGCAATCCCGCAATCGGAGCCGCGTGCCGACAGGAAGGCTTCGGCCTCGCGTAGGTCGTTGGTGAAGATCGAAGACGACAGGCCCTCCGGAACGGCATTGTGCAGCCCGAGCACGGCATCGAAGTCGCTGTACTTGATGACATAGAGGATCGGCGCGAAGGTCTCGCGTTCGACTGGTCCGGCTTGACCGCCAATCTCGACCAGCGCCGGGCGGACATAGAAAGCCTCATCGGCGCCTGCGACGACGACGCGGTCTCCGCCGATGATCGCGCCACCTGCGGCCTTGGCTTCGCCGAGGGCGCGCTGCATCGATGCGTAAGCGAGGCCGTCGATCAAGGGGCCGACCAGATTGCCGGTGAGAGGATTGCCGACGGAGACGGACGCGTAGACCTTCTTCAGGCGCGGCACGAAGCTGTCATAGACGCTCTCGTGAACGAAAAGGCGTCGCAGAGTGGTGCAGCGCTGGCCGGCGGTGCCCATTGCCGCAAAGGCAACGCCGCGCAGCGTCAGGTCGAGATCGGCCGTCGGCGTCACCACCGCCGCGTTGTTGCCGCCGAGTTCGAGAATGGCGCGAGCGAAGCGCTGCGCGAGCTTCGGAGCGACGGAGCGTCCCATTGCGGTCGAACCGGTGGCCGAGACCAGGGGAACCCTGGTGTTGTTGACGAGGGCCTCGCCGATCTCGCGTCCTCCGACCAGCACGGCGGATAACCCGTCGGGCGCTGCGCCACCGTCGGCCTTGAAACGCCGCAGGGCGCGCCCGAACAGCGCTTCCGTCGCCAAAGCGGTGAGCGGCGTCTTTTCCGACGGCTTCCAGACGATGCTGTTACCGCAGACCAACGCCAGCGCAGCATTCCATGACCAGACCGCGACCGGGAAATTGAATGCCGAGATGATGCCGGTGACGCCGAGGGGATGCCAGGTCTCCGCCATACGGTGCTCTTGCCGCTCCGTAGCGATAGTCAAGCCGTAGAGCTGCCGGGAAAGCCCCACGGCGTAGTCGCAAATATCGATCATCTCCTGGACTTCGCCGAGTCCTTCAGACTCGATCTTGCCGGCCTCGATGGATACGAGTCGGCCGAGGGCGCGCTTGTTGCTGCGCAGCTCTTCGCCAAGCAGCCGCACCAGTTCGCCGCGCTTGGGAGCAGGGACCAGACGCCATTCGAGGAAAGCCGCGTGAGCCTTTTCGATGGCCGCGGTCGCGCCGGCGGCGTTGACTTCCCTGACATGCGCCACGGTTTCGCCGGTGATCGGGGTTTTCGCGTCCAATGTGCCGCCGGTATAGCTCATGGGATCGACGCCAAGCTCAGCCAGGAGCGCGTCGACCTCGCGCTTAAGCGAGAGGTTTCCGGCCTGGGCGGATGGCTTGATCGTATTGGCTGGCATGAGAGGCTCTTTCCAAAAGCTAGCGTTGTTTTCGAAGGGGGCTGCTTCAGCGGTTGGCTGGAGACTTCACAATCGTTCTCCCGTCAGGCGCTGGCCCTGAATGCGATGTGCGGCGACCCTAGCCGGATCAGCGACTGCTCCAAAGAGGCGCTTTCTGCGCTCGCGTAGAGCTCCAGTTCGTCGTGGACCTCGGCGCCGAGTCCTGCTTCGAATGCCGCCCGCATGGAGTGCTCACCATAATTATGGTGTTCGTCGGTGCCGAGATTCGACTGGAATATCCCGGCGGCGCTGACCGGGAGGAAATCCTCGTAGGCGATAGGATCGAAGCGGAGGAACTCCTGTTCGATCAGGGCATCGATTGTAGCCGGCAACCGGTGGCGTTCGCCTGCGGCAATGCCCGCTGATGTCGCAGAGTAGCGGAAGAATGCCATCCCGCGGGAGCGAAGCGTCGCCCAGTCATCCGGGAAGGTGGCAAAGCGTGCGGCGAGTTCCGCGTCATAGTTGCGTGCATTCGATCCGGCAGCGCCCACCTGGACGTCGCGGCGCACCGAGGCCAGCAGGTCGTCGTAAAGCTTGCGGCCCTTCGGTGTGAGGGCTGCGCCGCGCTGCTCGATCTCGCCGAAGCGTGCGGTGTGCGTGCCAATTGCGCTCTCGCCGCTGCTGTTCTCAAAGAGGATTCCTTCTTCTTGCGCCTTGAAACTCGTCTGGCGCAACAGAATCGCGCAGTCGCGGCGCGGCGGCCCCTCGATGACGGCCTTCGGCGTGATACCGCGCCTCGACATGGCGGCTTGGGCGGCGTCGATATCGAGCGTCCGCGGCGTCAGGTGATTGATGTGGGGACCCCTGAAGCTGACGACGTCGGCGACTAGTCGATGGGCGTCGTGGAGCTTCTTGTAGGTGTCGAGGCTGACCGTCGAATCGCCGTGCCACCGGAAGGTCGCGACCGCCTCGCGCACGAATTCCTCAGCCTGTGCACGGGTCAGGCCACCTTTCGATTCGAACACGCCGACCAGTTCGAGCACGCGCGGGGTGAAAATCCTGCGAGCGGCGAGAATGCGCCCCGCTTCGGCACGCAGCGCCTCGTCCTCGATCAGTTCGAGGCGCAATAGCGAGGTGAAGACGCGGAACGGATTGCTGCGAAGCGCGCCATCGTCGATCGGCCGAAACGCCGTCGAATGCACCGGCACGCCGGCGACCGACAGATCATAATATCCGACCGGGTACATTCCCATCACCGCGAACAGCCTTCGAATTTTGAAGAGTTCGTCAGCGGTGCCGAGGCGGATCGCGCCGTGGCGTTCGACGCTCAGGCGCTCCAGTTCGTCGTTGCGGACGAGGCGATCGCGAAGACCCGGATCGTTGGCGAGCGTGTCGGCATTCACGTCATCGACCAGTTCGGTGAGGGTGCCGTATTGTGGGACCTCGGTCCGGAACATGTCCGACATGGCGCGCGAGAAGTGCGTGCGGATCTCGTCGGGATGGATATGATCATGCGCAGACATTCGGACCTCTTGATCGCGGACTTTGGCCACGGCGCCGTCGGCAAGCTCATTTAACCGCGTCATGCCTCGCCTCTTAGAGAGGGCAATAATCCCACATTTTCAAGCAATAGAAGTTCAACAAGTCATTCCAGCAATGAATGACTTCGGGACTAGCCGCAAACGGCTTGGGCGTTGAGGGCAAGCCCGCGGACCCGACCTTGTCAGGGGCGACTTTCAGCGATCTTGTGCCGTTTCAAGGAGAAGCCATTCCCGAAAGGCAACAAGTGGCGGATGGGACGCCCGATCGGTCGGCCAGACCAGATAGTAGGCCTCGGCACTTTTCATCGGCAGATCGAGGGCGCGCACCAGCTTGCCGACGCTCAACTCCTCCTCAATGAGAAATTCAGGAAGCAGCGCGACGCCGAGCCCGGAGATCGCCGCCTGCGATGCGGTGGCGAATTGGTCCAGCAGCATGCCATGGACGGCATGGGCGTCCACGCCGTGCTGGGTCAACCATTGTTCCCACGCGTCCGGGCGCGTCGTTAGATGCAGCAGAGGGGCTTTCCGGAGGTCGCTAGCTTTCTTGAAACCATATAGGCTCCGCAACTCGGAACTGCATGCGGGAATCACGGTCTCCGGCCGCAGCAACGCCAGTTCACCCCCTTGCCATTCCGGTGGCCCGAAATGGATCGCGGCATCGACAGGCTCCAGCCTGAAGTCGAAATTCGATAGCCGCGTGACGAGGTTGATGGTGATGCCGGGATTGCCCGCAAGAAATTTGGGCAGCCGCGGCGCCAGCCATCTGGTGCCAAAGGTTGGAAGGATGGCCAAGGTCAACGTGCCGCCGAATGGATTGGCGCGCAAATTGAGTGAGGCCGTGCTGATCTTGCGCAGCGCATCGCGTATCTCGCGGGCATAGGCGTCGCCAGCCATGGTCAGGCGGATAGTCTGCCGCTCGCGATGAAAAAGCTCGACCTCGAGTTGTTCTTCCAA
Encoded proteins:
- a CDS encoding hydantoinase/oxoprolinase family protein is translated as MQNLRVAVDVGGTFTDICIMDEATGLIRIEKTSSTRDPIEGIMGGVSKAGIDLSKVALFSHGTTVATNALITRRLPRTAVVTTEGFRDVIEIRRANKEDLWDTYKDVVKPYVPRRDRLTVPERIDAGGKVIQPLDVDAARNVARILKRRGVAAIAVCFMNAYLNGANERAMRDILLQEMPDIPVSISSQVLPEIFEHERFSTTVANAVVSPVVVSYTSRLGERLADEGYTRDLLLLHTGGGVMTPASVKDFAARLAGSGIAAGAIASRYIAGLCGFPNSIGLDMGGTSTDVSLAYEGQSRITKDWHIEFGYPIRFASIEVLTIGAGGGSLAWTDPAGSLRNGPQSAGAYPGPACYGNGNTQPTNTDANVTMGRLGTSLAGGKVMLDPEVAHKAVEDGVAKPFGLGLHEAADAILKVANANMSDAVRLISISRGYDPRDFALVAFGGAGALHGVDVARELAIPVVIVPPNPGVTSALGCLLVDMQHDFSQSCMVDADEADAADIEVQFGALEKEAMARLTHEGVAPHDIVLQRSIDMMYRGQWRSLAVTAARPIGVIADLVQSFHAEHQREYNFRRDDSPVSFFRLNLKAIGVVPKAEFAVHKPTGAIPEPVDRRRVWFDGNGLDTPVYARDDLPCGFTFQGPAIIEQVDATTVVPPGASAEVDKYLNIIIRVKE
- a CDS encoding helix-turn-helix domain-containing protein gives rise to the protein MQTTFATNDVPSHHRREFWQEIVSKIYFPLDLRFRGGHDFYGSLRAWSLGPVSVSRQISDGVLYKRHEHQLLNEREECFLITVPELAEIRFEQDRKDVRCRPGAFLIERSHLPYEFSHHDPAALWVLKIPSAVLRARISRPERLATLQIDATRSVGALFVDTLRLAGERIGEMDESACAMMGKHLIDLLAMAVESDERVLAGHSSTVRNAHLHRCEHFIRTRLDDMRLTPQVVADGCGISLRYLHQIFEGEGITVSSYIRTQRLMMCDAMLRDPHCRKSISEIAYHWGFGDQAQFSRNYRGRFGCSPSEARAASRAPNP
- a CDS encoding pyridoxal phosphate-dependent aminotransferase; this translates as MAVNAPLQTSSLFRPASRLSSIGVSEILKITGLATDLKRRGKDVIILGTGEPDFDTPAHIKDAGARAIHAGATKYTALDGTPELKFAIRAKFRRDNGLEFAQDEITVSAGAKQVLYNAMMASLDPGDEVIIPTPFWVSYADIVLIAGGKPVLVPCSEANGFQLTAGDLEGAITPRTRWVMLNSPSNPTGAAYSEADYRPILDVLSRHQHVWLIVDDIYEHIVYDDFRFVTPAAIEPALRNRILTVNGVSKAYAMTGWRVGYAGGPHALIRAMAIVQSQSTSCASSISQAAAAAALNGPHEIVRDRCRSFQARRDLVVSALNGISGITCRVPEGAFYTFASCAGLIGRKTPDGSIIESDTAFAEYLLRAVGVAVVPGSAFGLAPYFRISYATSVAELKEACRRIATAAAQLS
- a CDS encoding aldehyde dehydrogenase family protein, encoding MPANTIKPSAQAGNLSLKREVDALLAELGVDPMSYTGGTLDAKTPITGETVAHVREVNAAGATAAIEKAHAAFLEWRLVPAPKRGELVRLLGEELRSNKRALGRLVSIEAGKIESEGLGEVQEMIDICDYAVGLSRQLYGLTIATERQEHRMAETWHPLGVTGIISAFNFPVAVWSWNAALALVCGNSIVWKPSEKTPLTALATEALFGRALRRFKADGGAAPDGLSAVLVGGREIGEALVNNTRVPLVSATGSTAMGRSVAPKLAQRFARAILELGGNNAAVVTPTADLDLTLRGVAFAAMGTAGQRCTTLRRLFVHESVYDSFVPRLKKVYASVSVGNPLTGNLVGPLIDGLAYASMQRALGEAKAAGGAIIGGDRVVVAGADEAFYVRPALVEIGGQAGPVERETFAPILYVIKYSDFDAVLGLHNAVPEGLSSSIFTNDLREAEAFLSARGSDCGIANVNIGPSGAEIGGAFGGEKETGGGRESGSDAWKAYMRRATNTINYGRTLPLAQGVKFDVD
- a CDS encoding VOC family protein, with translation MSAHDHIHPDEIRTHFSRAMSDMFRTEVPQYGTLTELVDDVNADTLANDPGLRDRLVRNDELERLSVERHGAIRLGTADELFKIRRLFAVMGMYPVGYYDLSVAGVPVHSTAFRPIDDGALRSNPFRVFTSLLRLELIEDEALRAEAGRILAARRIFTPRVLELVGVFESKGGLTRAQAEEFVREAVATFRWHGDSTVSLDTYKKLHDAHRLVADVVSFRGPHINHLTPRTLDIDAAQAAMSRRGITPKAVIEGPPRRDCAILLRQTSFKAQEEGILFENSSGESAIGTHTARFGEIEQRGAALTPKGRKLYDDLLASVRRDVQVGAAGSNARNYDAELAARFATFPDDWATLRSRGMAFFRYSATSAGIAAGERHRLPATIDALIEQEFLRFDPIAYEDFLPVSAAGIFQSNLGTDEHHNYGEHSMRAAFEAGLGAEVHDELELYASAESASLEQSLIRLGSPHIAFRASA
- a CDS encoding LysR family transcriptional regulator, which translates into the protein MQGPRRFLPSLPLLSAFEAAARTGSITAAAKELSLTQSAVSRQVKALEEQLEVELFHRERQTIRLTMAGDAYAREIRDALRKISTASLNLRANPFGGTLTLAILPTFGTRWLAPRLPKFLAGNPGITINLVTRLSNFDFRLEPVDAAIHFGPPEWQGGELALLRPETVIPACSSELRSLYGFKKASDLRKAPLLHLTTRPDAWEQWLTQHGVDAHAVHGMLLDQFATASQAAISGLGVALLPEFLIEEELSVGKLVRALDLPMKSAEAYYLVWPTDRASHPPLVAFREWLLLETAQDR